One segment of Toxotes jaculatrix isolate fToxJac2 chromosome 8, fToxJac2.pri, whole genome shotgun sequence DNA contains the following:
- the wdr73 gene encoding WD repeat-containing protein 73 isoform X1, with the protein MEEAEFDEVLDDWFIESLKTYTDLHVYQLEHPTQVIEWTSGKTVCVAGYTSSKNDILELHLPQKLFADENKGLCAERDFRVVHGGFTDGPVRCLRHVPGTRFAVTSDGRSSSLQVWDLGGDDSDVIRRTGSIEGRRSVSEGSTRIAARLWSQPQILHGARSGDVQLTQLSSGHTLYELAETDSADPLTSLQFLSDGLFLAGCCNGSIYVADTRTSAAPQLLPPPASSGESVLWWTDASAGPDPSSCRVVRLSSSGQAVVSDLRNLGGAVSRAQLDTQTRRCGPDDVRLSWAPALDNCIAVSGFSGAVQIYDTSVWRTELQEAQALFEHRGHVVSSDAAAPVFVTSHVWHPDRPRTLLSAASDGSVHVWDWVDRSAAGSPEPGAR; encoded by the exons ATGGAAGAAGCAGAGTTTGATGAGGTTTTAGATGACTGGTTCATCGAGTCCCTGAAAAC GTACACAGATCTCCATGTGTATCAGCTGGAACATCCCACACAGGTCATCGAGTGGACGTCAGGGAAGA CCGTCTGCGTTGCAGGATACACTTCGTCTAAAAATGACATCCTGGAGCTTCATTTGCCTCAGAAACTCTTCGCTGATGAAAATAAG gGTCTCTGTGCAGAACGGGACTTCAGAGTTGTCCATGGTGGTTTCACAGACGGTCCGGTTCGCTGCCTCAGGCACGTCCCAGGAACAAG gTTCGCCGTGACCAGCGATGGGCGGAGCTCCAGCCTGCAGGTGTGGGACCTCGGAGGAGACGACAGCG ATGTGATCAGAAGAACAGGAAGCATCGAGGGGAGGAGGAGTGTTTCGGAGGGAAGCACCAGGATCGCAGCTCGACTCTGGTCACAGCCGCAGATTCTTCACGGAGCTCGGAGCGGCGACGTGCAGCTGACGCAGCTGAGCTCAGGACACACGCTGTATGAACTAG caGAGACCGACTCAGCAGATCCTCTGACTTCCTTACAGTTTCTGAGTGACGGTCTTTTCCTCGCCGGCTGCTGTAACGGGAGCATTTATGTCGCCGACACTCGGACgtctgctgctcctcagctTTTGCCTCCACCAGCGTCTTCAGGGGAATCTGTCCTCTGGTGGACGGACGCCTCTGCAGGTCCGGACCCGTCCAGCTGCAGGGTCGTCAGGCTTTCCTCGTCCGGACAGGCGGTTGTTTCAGACCTGAGGAACCTGGGAGGAGCTGTGAGTCGGGCTCAGCTGGACACTCAGACACGTCGCTGCGGCCCGGACGACGTCAGGCTGTCGTGGGCTCCAGCGTTGGACAACTGTATCGCTGTGTCAG GTTTCAGCGGAGCGGTTCAGATCTACGACACCTCAGTGTGGAGGACGGAGCTGCAGGAAGCTCAGGCGCTGTTTGAGCACCGTGGTCACGTGGTTTCCAGCGACGCCGCCGCCCCCGTCTTCGTCACCTCCCACGTCTGGCATCCCGATCGACCCCGGACGCTGCTGTCGGCAGCCTCAGACGGCTCCGTCCACGTGTGGGACTGGGTGGACCGATCGGCTGCTGGCAGTCCAGAACCAGGAGCAAGGTGA
- the wdr73 gene encoding WD repeat-containing protein 73 isoform X2, with protein sequence MEEAEFDEVLDDWFIESLKTYTDLHVYQLEHPTQVIEWTSGKTVCVAGYTSSKNDILELHLPQKLFADENKGLCAERDFRVVHGGFTDGPVRCLRHVPGTRFAVTSDGRSSSLQVWDLGGDDSDVIRRTGSIEGRRSVSEGSTRIAARLWSQPQILHGARSGDVQLTQLSSGHTLYELAETDSADPLTSLQFLSDGLFLAGCCNGSIYVADTRTSAAPQLLPPPASSGESVLWWTDASAGPDPSSCRVVRLSSSGQAVVSDLRNLGGAVSRAQLDTQTRRCGPDDVRLSWAPALDNCIAVSDQNTRGHDPVPVSLWFLRTCRKTVLKQC encoded by the exons ATGGAAGAAGCAGAGTTTGATGAGGTTTTAGATGACTGGTTCATCGAGTCCCTGAAAAC GTACACAGATCTCCATGTGTATCAGCTGGAACATCCCACACAGGTCATCGAGTGGACGTCAGGGAAGA CCGTCTGCGTTGCAGGATACACTTCGTCTAAAAATGACATCCTGGAGCTTCATTTGCCTCAGAAACTCTTCGCTGATGAAAATAAG gGTCTCTGTGCAGAACGGGACTTCAGAGTTGTCCATGGTGGTTTCACAGACGGTCCGGTTCGCTGCCTCAGGCACGTCCCAGGAACAAG gTTCGCCGTGACCAGCGATGGGCGGAGCTCCAGCCTGCAGGTGTGGGACCTCGGAGGAGACGACAGCG ATGTGATCAGAAGAACAGGAAGCATCGAGGGGAGGAGGAGTGTTTCGGAGGGAAGCACCAGGATCGCAGCTCGACTCTGGTCACAGCCGCAGATTCTTCACGGAGCTCGGAGCGGCGACGTGCAGCTGACGCAGCTGAGCTCAGGACACACGCTGTATGAACTAG caGAGACCGACTCAGCAGATCCTCTGACTTCCTTACAGTTTCTGAGTGACGGTCTTTTCCTCGCCGGCTGCTGTAACGGGAGCATTTATGTCGCCGACACTCGGACgtctgctgctcctcagctTTTGCCTCCACCAGCGTCTTCAGGGGAATCTGTCCTCTGGTGGACGGACGCCTCTGCAGGTCCGGACCCGTCCAGCTGCAGGGTCGTCAGGCTTTCCTCGTCCGGACAGGCGGTTGTTTCAGACCTGAGGAACCTGGGAGGAGCTGTGAGTCGGGCTCAGCTGGACACTCAGACACGTCGCTGCGGCCCGGACGACGTCAGGCTGTCGTGGGCTCCAGCGTTGGACAACTGTATCGCTGTGTCAG ACCAGAACACTCGTGGACATGATCCTGTCCCTGTCAGTCTCTGGTTCCTGAGGACCTGTAGAAAAACAGTGTTAAAACAGTGTTAG